Genomic DNA from Pleurodeles waltl isolate 20211129_DDA chromosome 1_2, aPleWal1.hap1.20221129, whole genome shotgun sequence:
agcggtcgtctcgccctgacgggcggaacggagaagtggcgaatgaccatggcggtaaacggCAGGGCCATAATACAAAAAAAgagaccgccagtctgttggtggtcttaccgccgcttctccgccttccgccagggtcataatgacccccaaattctTCTTGCCCTCGCTATAGCCTCCTGTTCCTTGGATCTTAACGCTTTGCTCTTAGCCTCTCGgcacctcttgtcaaaccacttgcTGCTAGATGGAGGGATGGGGTTACTTCGATTCATAACAGTTTTAGTAAACAGCTCCTTAAGGGCCACAAAGAGGTCCACATCAGAGGACATGACTTCCAATGGAGTTAGTAAAAGATGGTCGTCAAAAAGCTGGTGTCTGGAGACTAAGGCACACAGTTTGTCCCATAGCTTATTAGAATTCTTGAACGAATCCCATCTCACAGCACGCCTGTTGCTAGATAGCTTCAGGGCTCCATGAGCTTTAGAAACAGGAAGAGACACAGCTCCTGATAAAAGAGATCCGTCATATACAATTTGAAGAGGCGCGTGATCACTGGTGTGCCTTGGACCCATCTTCACATCTATTATGGAGTGCCAAACCCACAGGTTACTGGTAAAAACAACTGTGGTCTTTGTGGTCATTTGCCACCCCTTCTGCACTTGGCTCTAAAGGTTCCAAGGGTGAGCAGTCAAAGTTTCCCAGAAATGTAGCGTGGGGAGTAAAGACTCAGAACAATCAACCAATAGACACTATGTTTCACTGACCAGACCAGTCTTTGTCCTAAGAATAAAGAAGTACTTTAAAGTCCCAGCAAAACTAAACACTACACACAATATTGGAGTTCAATATTGCTGACTGTGGGTTCCTGCTAGGTGCTTAACAAACTCTAGTGCCCCTTTCCCAATTCTCATGTCGACACCCCAGATATATAATGCTGCGGTGGGATATCAGGATATTGGTAAATCAAGAgcatattgtattgcattgtagcaTTTATATAACACTCACTACCCCATGTGGGGCACTGAAGCGCTTGCCTACTTGGGTAGCATACTACACCATGTAAAGTGTGTTGTTAGAAGAATGTGgtctttgttttgatcatattagaaGTGTTTCCCTGTTGTGAGTAATAACCATAGAGGCgtggttatcatgttatgggactCAGCACAGAGCAGTGTGTTGGATGAAGTGTGAGAAACTGACATGCAGTTTTGTGTTTTCATTATGATGCCAGCTATGAACAGCTCTGCAGTTCCCTTTATGGCACTTCATATGATATAGTCTGCTTGGCTGGTTACTGCACCAGCGTGTCCAatctcaaaaaatgatgcaaatgcggcactataaATTTATAAATTATGGGCCCTAGTAATCTAGGGGCCATGTAAAGTGCTGCACTGCCCTTATGTCAAGTTAGTTCGCAGTTTATAAAACTgtaaaaagaattaaaagaaagcatTTCTGTCAAATGTAAGTGTGGTAGTGTAGCCTTTTGTACTGTGAGGGCTTCAATATCACTGCCAAATAATTAAACCTTCATTTATAGTGCCTCAAAACGCcacatatgtatgttttttttaattgctgcaCATTAGGGTGTTTCAATTTAAGTAAATTTGTTATATTTaccgaaatgtgacaaaattacattaaattatGGAATAAGTCCCTTGTCATGTGAAAAAGGTTCCTGTAACTAATCTGTGCCTTAATTTGTCAATCCATTGTCAAGTCACCCCTTCTATTTAGTTATTTAGAGACTATGCAGCCTAAATTGAGTAATACCCCATATTatgatgttaaaaatatatatagttagaaattgggtctctagttgtcagaggtatacacccttgaccAAGCACGgaccacaactctagtcagggtaagtcacacacaatccaaattatcctgtgaccaccctctggcggcttggcacggagcagtcaggcttaacttagaaggcaatatgtaaagtatttgtgcaatacatcatgcaacaacagtgagaacaccacacgtttagaaaaatataagatatttatctgattaaattaaggtcaaaacgatcaaaatttaataggcacaagtcaagatatcatttTTGCAACTTTAAAAAGTGTCATTAAAtcgtagaaatcaacagttgtctcgtttgcagagtacctggtttgcgtaaaaattacCACGCACGGACactgcagaggagatgtgtggaaaaaaagGTATGTCGGACTTTGCCAGAAATGACGCCTTGCCTGTGCCACGTcagactgtgcgtcgatttttggtgCATAAGGAGCTTCCTTGAAGAAATTAAATCTTTTTGGCACAGAGACTtaaaatccaaacccttggagagcacttctcaccaaagtcagaggccagcaaggcagcagttcttcacagcaaagcagtccaggtgagtcatttgggcgggcaggcagttcctcttggcaggttgcatgatctggtccagaagtgtttagtttgatggggtcagggacccagtttatatacccaaaatgttttgaagtgtacaagttccccttcagtacaggtctgtctgccagggtcccagtagggggtttggcagttcactagcctttgaaattcaagtgtcaggcccctccacccttccagcccaggaagccccattaagcacacagatgagtgcaggtgtgactgggtatcccatgtttgtggctgtctgggtgaaatgcacaaggaagctgtcaaccaatcCAGCCCATGcattgattggagataggctgtaaggcacaggtggattttaagtgcagagaaatggtcactttataaaagtgacatttctaaaatagtaatataaaatccaacctcgccaataagcaggattttccattaccattctggccatattaaacatgacctgtttactcctttctgatcagaatctaccactcaaacagtatatggggatagacctaatgctagcctatggaaggatcaggcctcacagtagtggagaacgaatttaggagttttccactactaggaaaCTAAACACATTTACTGCCTTTTACATActaagcaccctgtcctatgggtttacCTAGGGAAGTCATTTTaataaatgtcaagtcgaagttgcagggaaactgcacacaggcccattagcagcatttgattttcaggccctgggcacatgcagtgcatgttacaagtaaatcaaatatgcaaattggggatGACCCAATGTTAAGGGAGAGGGCAcacgcactgattagcagtggtaaagtgtgcagtcacaAACCCAGCAAAAAgtgtctgaaaagtggagggaggtaggcaaatatATACACACCTCCCAATTATTGTACAAGTAACTTTCTTGTGGTATTACCCTTGATTTAGAGCTACCTTCTGATGAGGGCCTTCGAGTAAGCACACAAAGAGGAAAATACTTCAGGAGATAGTCTTGTacagattgtttttgggcaggaaggtaccccttccttcacaaaaacaaacctgcttacacacaggtacccttgcaccatggtgcaagagtacttGTGTTGGAGTATTGTGCACCTGTTGTGGgaaaatgcaggcatgtgttttgttATTCTAAATGCAATGCATGCCATTTCCTTGTCACCCAACGGGAAGTGGCTTGCTGTATGGTGTCATGattaatctgcccccaaagcatcagatctgttttttatggGCAATCCTGCTGCCAGCCTGTCTACCCGAGCAATGGGGTAGCCCGACAGTGCGAttgtcacttgtccaaagaaaacttCTGCCTTTTGGGCAACACCCTAAGGTCTGGCTTCCTGCAGGATGGAGGTACAATCTCCCTTTGTGGCAGGCTTCTATCATTCTAGAGCATGGGATCACCACCTTGATAGGTCACTGGTCAAACCATACAAGTGACAACTTTCTACATTATATCTGACTTGGACATCCAGACAAGTTTAATGCAATAATTTCGTTCCTTGAAATAAccattttagtagtcccattcacaaGTTAGCCAGATGGAAAGAGGGGGTGGGGGCTAACTTTTCCATGGCAAAAACTATTTGTTGTTAGGGCACACTTAAACAGCTCAGTTCTTTATAGACCTTCCTTTGGGGAGACAAATATTAAGGGAAGTGGGGCCTTTGTCATTGCTTTAAAAGGCAATCAAATGATCAGTTTTAAAAGTGCTTTTCCAGACCCAAGACCCCCAGCAATTTCACAATTTGCCATGAGACTTAATTACAGAAGCCACCCCATAACCGCTTCTCTTCCTTTAACCAGTGCCCTTTATTTTATTCAATAGTTGAATGGCCATTGGTAGTTTCGTTTTCATTTGTTGTGGAAACATTGTGTCACAAGCAATGGCCACCTGCACGGTCCTTTCCAAATCATGTCGGCTCGCTTCCCTCCATAGCACGGGTCAGTTCTTCCCCGCATATATGTGTGGTCTTACAGGTGGGATGCGACCTCCGCTCCTCCCTGCTATAAATCTCTGTGCAGCTGGGAAATCACCGTCCGTTATTACAACCACTCTTAAGACCggactaggggggggggggaaagaatagTAACAAAATACATAACCCAACAATGGAGAGCAAGTCTAGACTGTTCTACCACACAAACACTAATTCGAAGTTACTTGATGGCGCAACCCTCTCCCCTTAGATTGTATCTAGTAAGCTACCCTAGAGGCTCCCATTATCCTAAAATAGGCCACATGAAAGAATAAGGCGGCGACAGGGCGAATAACTCATGGAGCAGAAGGGGGACTAAGGATTGTTGAATAGGTTAACTGACAGGCGCGATTCTACCATGTAGCATTGTGCAAACGGCAGAAATTGAAATCTTCTCTAGCTCACTAGGTGCCAGACCTCTCCGGATGCCACTGATAAAACGTGGCACATCAATAAATATCCTGGCTAATCACATACTCTCGATCAGCAGCTATTCCTGGCAATAGGTCACCCCACACGGAGGggggtagataaaaaaaaaaaaaatgggtgttaTCAGGTAACCAGCTGAAGGCCCCCCCCTTGGGTGCCGAGCTGTAATAAGGCCAGGGTCCCGAGTGGGACAAACGAGAATTGGATCCTTTCCAGGGGGTCGGAAAGGAAACCAATCAGAAGACCACTCGAAAAGCTTTCAAtcgtattgcaaaaaaaaaaaaaaaagccatgaaGGGCCCAGGACAGTTTGAGGGGTAAGCACTGTAGTGACATCCATTGCAGCTGGTGTCAGCACAGGCCAACTTACAAAGTGAGACCCTGGTAAGAAAACAGCTTAGATCAAAAGCATTAAGTTGTACTTCCCACCCTGCAACGCCACATATCAACCTTGTCAGATAAATGAAATGCGACTGAGATAATATACATCTTTTTATTacaaaattgctaaaaaaaaaaaagttcagaaaaGTACAATGCACCAGTCTACATGAATGTAAAATCTGCTATGATACTCCTAAGTACATGGACATACCAGGGCTTTTTGAAGTCTTTAGAATCCTTTAAATATGCAAATATGCAGAGACATTCCACAACATCAGAATCCATACCTAACTGAAGTGGGACCTCAGCTACTACTTACATTAAAAACGGAGTTTTCCCCTAAAAAAAGAATCACACATTACCTATACACAATTCTGTACAGTTTGTATACCAGCGCTAACAATGAGCTGCACTCGAGTTCACATTCTTAGCAAAACAATGGACTTCCAGCACAAAAGCTCATAGCAGGCATTCAAGTTACtcgtcatcttcctcttcttcctcatcctcttcttcctcctcctcgtcctcttcTTCCTCGTCGTCATCATCATCTTCTGGTTCTACCTTCTTCTTTGCTGCCACTGCTGGCCTTCCTGGTGCTTTTTTACCTGCATCACCTTTTCCCTTTGCACGGTACGCTGCAACATCCTGAAAAAAGTACGGAAATTATAAGTGTTAATGTTTAGAGCTTGGCTATTCGTATACACAGCACAGGCAAATTTTTGTAGCGTCAGATACACTGTATGCGGTGGCCACCTCCTCCGTAGCAATTAGTTAGCTTCTATTACAGAAAGGATTGGGAACACTTGGTATACATCCTCCTGTAGTAGGTCTCTTCGCAGTTAGACATATCCTAGATCTCACGTGTTCACTTTGGCTCATAACAGAGCCAATTTTAAATGGCTACTTCTAAAGTTGCCTACTCAAGTAGTATGTAGGAATGAAGTCCTTGGCAACAAGCTTACCTTTTCATATTTCTCTTTCAGTTTCGCTGCTTTCTGTTCAAATGGAATTTTATCTTTCGCAGTCTGTTCCGCCCACTTCTCCCCTAATTTTTTCGCCGTATCGCCAATTGACAAGCCAGGATGGTCAGTCTTGATTTTAGGACGATGCTCGGAGCAGAAAAGGAAAAATGCAGACCTGgatacaaatatacataaaaaagaaTTAGTAGCCTGGAGACGTTTTTGAACCTTCATAACCTCTTATGATAAAGACACGTTGGAGGCAATGAACTTACGGTGGTCTCTTGGGTGCGTTtgggtctttcttcttctttcccttGGTCTCGCCTTTTGGTGGGACGTACGATTTCATCTCCCGGTCATATCGAACCTTGTCTCCCTTTGCCATATCTTCGAACTTGCCTTTTTCTTTTGCGTTCATTGTCTAGAAAATGAAGAGTGAGTATAAACAACCACGGCAAAAACAAACTAATGAGCCCTGTTAAAGCATTATGCTCACCACGTACCCCCGAAAGAATTTCGAAACCCCCGCCTTACAAGAAGCATGCACATCTTTCCCTGGACAATTTCGCGCCTTTTGTTCAAACAAAACTACGCTTTTTGTTGGAAGTAATCCACCTGCATCATTCCTTTTGCAGAAATGATTCACCCCACCACTGACGGAAACGCACCTACTAAACTACTTACTTCCTCAATGGCAGGCTACCAGGACCGCCCCATCCTCGAAACTCCCAACCCCCTCGTCATAATGCAAGCCCTTATTCCCTGCAGAACTCCCACCTCAGCGTCGAACCGCCCTCCATTGCCCCTCCCAGAACTGTGGCGGAAGCGCGGGTCGAAGTGTGGCGCACTCACCTTCCACCGCTCGGAGCACTTCTTGGAGAACTCGGCGAAGTTCACTGATGCATCCGGATGTTTCTTCTTGTGCTCCTCCCGGCAAGTCTGCACGAAATAGGCATAAGACGACATCTTGCCTCTGGGCTTGTTGGGATCTCCTTTACCCATGGCGGAAGCTTGTCTGTCACCTAAAAAAACAAGTAGTACACCGCATTAAGAGCGGCCGCCATAACCGAGACTCCTCCCCCATCATTACCGCCCAGAGACAGCAGCGCCCGTCAGAGACCCCTGCCCCCTCCGAAAGCAGCGTGCTCGAGGCGCGCACATGGGGCACAGCAGCGAACGTGCGCTACAACGAAGCCAAAGCTACATTTGGTTATAAAGCCATGATATTCCAAAAACACACGCTTCTTATAACATCGAAAACGGTACAACACCTCTGCCCTTGAAGGCCGAGCAGTAAATATGTTGCGTTTGCTCTTACCACCAAAAAGAAACCCACACCACCTCTGCTACAGACTACGACGTGTTTTAGTGTACGCAGCAAAGAATTCATGGGAACAAAAAAAGGCCCGCCAAAAATCAAACATAACGCTACTAACTTTAGACGACTCTGGTTAGAACCAGAAACATTGGTCACCGGTGACTCACTACTAAATTACTAACATTtgctaaaaatatatattcacatatcgTACTTGTGTCGTGTTTTATAGCCCAGATAGCTAGATTACGCGGTAAAACAAAACCATCTTTCGACACTTAACCCCTTGGAAATAACAGCCCCTATATAGTTATGcgaatttaaaatacaaaaaaacgcAATTGGTATCAATACCAATGGCACAAGGAGGTACGAAAGACCTAGAGAAATTACGAAAAATAAGAAGGATTAGGGAGAAGCTTTCTAAGGCCGGAAAGAGTGACTCACCTAGAAGACAGTGTTAAGAACCCGTTCGCCTCGTCTTGCTGCAGTGAAATGGCTTAACTCAAACGCAATACCGCCTCTTGTTATTCACAATTGTCCCACTCACAGCAGCTTGATAAAGAGTCCCAGGAAGCCCGCCTACTACATTCCTATTGGCTTCGTGTCCCCTTTTTAACCGGAAAAGTTAGTGCCTCGCGGCCAGAGGTGCTTTTAGATTGGTTAATCGCTGCTTGACGTCAGGCGGTCTTGCTAAAGCATGTTACTACAGTTCACCAATCCTTGGGCTCGCCCACTCGTTGGAACCGGTTAGGGCGTCTGGGCTGCTGCTGGGCGGAGTTTGGCGGCTCTGTATGCTGTTTAAAATTTCGCGGGGTTGGAGCTGATTGGCTTGGTCGAATAGCAAGGCTGCTGGTTGGTGAGAATGCGGCGGAGTAGCgcgttttaaaaaaatacagatgCAAGTAAACATAAAGAACCCGCGCCGAGAGACAAAGGGGAAGAGAGAAAAAGGCGGCAACTTTAGTTGTGGGAGATTTACATTTGGAATACACCTACATATAAAAACTATTTCTCACTGTGTGTGATCATGTTCCTGCAACTTTATGTCGTTATAACTCATGTTATTTATTGGTACTCTGTAACTTGCACTCCCTTTAAAACTTATATTGTTGGTACGTTGTCGGCGTATTTCAACGCAGTTTCTTAACCTACCACAATTTGACCTCAATAAATGCAGGTATTTAAAACAAGAACTGCCTACTGAAAACAGCAGTGAGTTTGCGGATCGGTTTGGGTGACTTTACAAAGATGTCCCCATCTAAAATATATGTCGGCTTCAGTGACCGATTCAATTAATTTATTTAAGCTGCTTGTCAGCGACGTAAGTCTTCTTTATCCTAGATTTCATTTGTACACAGGACCTCTATCCATACCATGATGAGTTGCGTGTCTGTATTTTTGCTTGCGATTTGTCTAAAGTTCAAACAGATAACTCAATTACTCCAAGTTAAAGCACGAACTTTAAATATCGCGAATTGGATATTGTGCAAAGGATTGCTTCACTTAGAGCttgtttgaaatctagacacccggCTGGCAAAACATGAAAAACAGCCGCAGAAGCATGTTCAGTGTcgggaaacagaatttaaaatttACATTTGCGAAGCCTTTCGGATTGCCTAGTTTTCTTGTTATGTCAGCTCTCGTCATGTATACACTACTACCGGAAACAAATGACTTGGTCGACGGAATACATTCCAGGTTTTTCCCACAGTAGAGTACCTGAAAATATATATCTCCCGCCTCTTTTTAAACCCCCATCCTATACAAACACTCATTGCTTTAGCGCCTTCCCCCAACACAAAGTTAAACATCGATGGCAAATTAAGTCACATGGGCAGGTCGTGTTTTTTAAAGGGCAGTTGGCGATAAGTACCATGCATGGCACGTTCAAGACCCTACTTTTCTTCAAAAGAAAGAATGCACTTGAAAAACTTTGATTCCTTGCGACATATGCCATTCTGTTGAAATTACTATCAGTTTTTCATGGCCGCGTGACTTCTTGCAAGCTATTGCATTGGATTTCAGTGTGCGCATTCACGCTTTCATAGGAAACTACTGGGTACTAAATACTTAAACATGTTACTCAAACAGTTCATAGTGGAACGTGTTAGGGCAACCCGCCTCAAAGTCTCGTATAGAGAAGAAGCACGCATAAACTGTGATATTTTTAAGTTTGCAGCGGTGCACATACATGTCACCCTAAACGGAGGCTCATGTTGAGCAGGTTTCTTTTTGGGAGGAATTTCAGGCTATCGGTATCTACCGAACAGAACATGGGTGGGGCAGCAGCAGAGCTTACAGTTCTGCAGCTGTATGGCGGGCGTCCTTCCTCCGCACGGACTTTTAGTTATCCTGTTGTGGGCGTTAAACGGTTCACTCGAGCCATTGAATTAGCCCGCTCCCTGCACCACTCCAGAGCGCGCCTTTTTAATCCAGACACCCGTTTGGTATTCGTCTTTCACGCGCATTTAAAAGAAACCGGCCTGCATAGTGCCTCTGTTTTAAACCCCCACCCAGCAGGCGCCGCATGGCAGCCAGAGTGAAATCTTTTCATTGTGAGGGAGGTTGGCGCCCGCAGTTAGTAGTTCTCACCATTACTCAGGCTGGAATGATTTACTCGTCTTCACTTAAAAGAGTTTGCAGAACAGTGAGCCAACATGCCACATTATCGTCACTGTATAAGCCACTGCAAGCTGCCTTCAAACAGTGAAGGACATTTGTTCACGTGTTTTAGCGTTTCTTGTCCTGCACAGTTCctatatccccttttatttttttttctccgaATTTATACTTCATTTACACAATTAAAACACATCATTGCAATCACCTCACAAAAAAAGCGTTTGAGCGCTGTAAAACATCCAATAAAAGCCATATTTCTCTATTATTAATGATAAACCAAATACATATTGAAGACATAGTGGCATACTGGGATACATACGAGATCAACATCAAGCCACTTACAGGTGTATTATACCAGCTCAGGGGGAACTAGGTGACAAATAAACATTTAGAAAGAGCTGAGTTGATTACTGTTATAAAAGGGCTGTTAAAATATAATTTGTTCTGTCCAGTAACTGGGTAATAGAAGTTCAGTTGGAAGAAAGGCTGTGTACATTTCTCATGTGACTGGGGCTGATAGTGTTTAATTCGGGCACACGCTTGGTCAACCATCTTGTTTTTTAGTCGCATGTTTCAGAAAGTGTtcactttttaaaatacatttagccAAACAAGCCAGTATTGTGATGTCAACCCTTTAAGGCTAAACAAAATTGCCTTCCGGCACAATCCAATACCTTTAGAGTTGAAGATATTGTTAAGATACAACTTCCGCCAAGGTAACAGTGCGGAGTATATACAAAGAATGTGTAGGAAGTCTTCCCAGTAATGTGCACAAAGTTTGCATCTTCTGCTATTTGAGGGTTTAAGCCATTTTTGAGAAGCATACAATTAAGGTAATAGGCCGAGTCTTGCGTGGCGCACCtttatttttagcttttttttttagcagagcaggatgtggcaaaagaaatgaggatgatgtttgggttttaaCTGATGGAAgaacagtgttgccaaatagtttgttgtcccCTGTGGCTAgacattatcatggtcaagcacatttaggtagggatgcaatgatcagaacgTTCAGAAAGACATGGTCTAACCCCAAATTCAGAATGATTGTAGAAGATGTGTGGCACAGATATGtgacatgccagcagatgaatgtagggaaatgttCAGTTGGCACACTGAGTCATATAGGTAAATCAGGAGGGCTGTTTAACAAAATGTAGCTTGACTTTATAGGACTACCTGTGTTCAATAGACTCAGATACATCTTAGACATTGTTTGAATTTTTTCACACTAGGTTGAAGCTTACCGACCAGGAGAAATGATagtttcacagtagcaaagctgttacttagagagttgataccatatTTCTGTTTTcagacttctctagagtcagactgaagaactcatttcaacagtgagatcTTTAAATTCTTGCGTGTTGCATTagaagttgagcaaagattgcctTGCAGCTACAGACCTTGGGCTTCAGGACTTTTAGAACAGATTAATGGAACCCTGAAGTCCAGACTggcgaaagtatgtgcatccatCAATTTGAAATGGCTAGACGCATTGCCTTTTGTCTTGATGACTATGCATAGTCCACCCGACAGAACAACTGggttgtctcctcatgagattatCATGGGTTTACCagtagtgcctgcaaatgcacttgtgaacattacaaatgacttggtgcaaaattattgcaaaggactggctgacatggTTCATTTTTTGTCTCATCAGATTGGGGAAACTACTGCACAGCTGCAGCAGGAGCTTTGTCATGACCTACAGCCAGGCAACTGTGTCAtgatcaagaagcacgtgaggaaaacaAGTTTGGAACTGTGTTGGAAAGGTCCTCACCAGGTGGTTTTGGTAACCACTACAACTCAACATGCGCAGGTCTCCTGAGCTGGGAACATGAGCTACACTTGCAAAGTTCCAGGTGCCCTTAATGACACAGCATCTCTTCCAGAAGGTTCAGTTACAGTGAGTGAGaaggatcaggttagtcaagctattgggtttggacaagtgactactaCAGCACAGACTCAGTCTGATGGGGTTCTGAGCAAGTCAGCAACAGTGGATGGTACAGAAGGATCGAGACAGAATCACTTGACTCATGCGAGCTtggatgctgatgaaggaccagtTGCGTTAGATAAAGGAGCTGTACCAGGAGACAACTGGCCTAAAAAGCACTCAGTGCTAGATGTGCAAGTACCTCCAACTATTGCTAAGGAGACTAAAGAGTCGAGTCAGAGTGACAGTGACAGTGATACTGAGGGTTGAGTAAACAGAGGATCAAAGAGAAAGAGTACCAAGTCGaagatactcagcacctgaatggacatattttgctgccaatgactgggagaagggatttgcaaccttttgctttaacaatttcaaatccatttcaacattcttgagtttgaaattgcagtggagctgaactttgaaatctcattgccacttAATGAACAAAGACTTTATATTTTTGAAGTGATCATTAGTGATTACGAGCTGTGTCTTTATTAGAggcatttgaacttttagtagaatttttttttaccatttgcaAGTAAATACAACTCTATGAATTTTCTAAAAGATTAAGAAACTTTGTGAATAATTTGAATGTTTAAAGAGTCTATTTTTGATTATTGCTTTGCTCGCAAATAAAAAGGACTGAGAAGAGACAGTGCTACATGGAAGCCgctttgcattttatatttttagttttgaatTCAGAtgtttggtctgaaattagagaactcatggagtcaaaTCGCAATAGAAGTAGAAAATGCAAATACATATGCATAGGTTTAGTACTAGGCACTCTAATCATGAGTATATTAATGCTCATTGGATTGAGTTTGGCCATAGCAAATGACTCAGAGACAATCCCATCCACAAGTGCCTCGTACTTCGCAAATACTACTGAAAATCAGGATCCCCTGtataaagatgagagagattcaCACACTGATGGTTCTTGGGGTGATTTGTCAGCAAATGTGTATTCCAAGCCCCTTTATGAGTAGGTAGATGCCATAGAGGCTCAAGATTACTATGTGTGCACACAGTTACTTTCATCAGTATATGAAGGAATCCAATATACAAGTTtacgccataccaggtgtttatttcatatgtgggcaAAAAAGCATATTACAAGCTGTTGAAAGGCTGGTATagtacatgttacttgggaatagtttttccaaagatatactatgtggaccattttaatgacccagtctgggatgagaaatcaaaccccagaggagctagtgcttcagaaattgtgggagatattttt
This window encodes:
- the HMGB2 gene encoding high mobility group protein B2, which encodes MGKGDPNKPRGKMSSYAYFVQTCREEHKKKHPDASVNFAEFSKKCSERWKTMNAKEKGKFEDMAKGDKVRYDREMKSYVPPKGETKGKKKKDPNAPKRPPSAFFLFCSEHRPKIKTDHPGLSIGDTAKKLGEKWAEQTAKDKIPFEQKAAKLKEKYEKDVAAYRAKGKGDAGKKAPGRPAVAAKKKVEPEDDDDDEEEEDEEEEEEDEEEEEDDE